The following DNA comes from Streptomyces sp. NBC_00273.
GGCCGCCGCCGACTTCGCCCAGGCGCTCGCCGAGCGGGCCGACGGATACCCGACCGACCCGCGGAGGGCACAGCGCCCGTGATCGCCACAGTCGCCGACCCGGCGACAGGCGACAGCACCCGGTCCCGATCGAGCCCGGCCAGCTCGACTGGGTGACCGCCCGGGTTCGGGGCGATCGGTACACCTTCCGCTCCGCCCGGTGCCGCGGCAGTCTTTCACCCTGATCCGCCGGCTCGGTGTCGTGCCGTTCGTCATTCCTCGTCTTCGCAATGGCCCTGGTGTTCTGGTTCATCACCGCAACGCTCCGCGGGGTCGAGATCACGGATCTCGGATGGTCACGGCGTTCGGGGTGGTGTGGCCGATCCCGCGTTTATGCAGTTAGGCACGTATCTTGCGGGAGCTGTAGCCCTTGTCGCCCAGGACGTGGTCCGGGCGGGTTCGGGGTCGCCCGGGCTCGGCCCGGCGGACCTTGATGGTGTCCATGACCTCCTCGAAGCGGGTGCAGTCGGCGGCGTTGCCGCCGGTGAGGACGAAGCCGAGAGGCCGGCCGCGGCCAGCATTCGCGTGAACGTCCCGTCCAGCGCCCACCTGCGGAAACGCGTGTACAGGGTCCTCCAGGGCCCCTACCGTGCCGGCACGTCACGCCACGCCGCCCCCGTCCGCGGCTTCCACACGATCCCGTTCAGCACCCGCCGGTCGTCCAACCTCGGCCGTCCCGAGGAGGGCCGCGGCAACAGCCCGGCCAGCGCCTCCCACTCCACATCCGTCAGCTCATGACGACGCACCATGCCGACGTGATCCCCCTTCAGAACCCTTTGAAGACACGCCCCGAAGCAGACCAAGTGGATGCCGAGCTGGGGGACATCATGCCGGGGTCTGGTCGGGAGTGGCCGGTACATCAGCGAAGAACGCGAGTTTGATCGGCGAAGCCGATCCGGGACTCGGAATGACGAAGTGTTCGATCAGCGCGGCTGGTTCGGATGAAGCGTTGAGAGAGGAAATCATGTGATCGGCGGAGCCGATCCGGGTGGTGGCATGAGAGATAGCTGAATGTCTCAGCCCAATCACCCAGCTGTGCGCGGACGTTGTTATCGATCCGGGTGCTGTGTTGTGTGTTGGACCCATCGGGGTTGGCCGTGTTCAGGCCGGATCCCGCACTTGACCTCTTTTCCCTGAACACCCATGTGGTGGGCGGCGCTTTGTGCTGCCCGTGCTGTGGGAGGAGATCGGCGAAGCCGATCCGGGACTGGGAATGACGAAGTGTTCGATCGGCGCGGCTGGTTCGGATGAGGCGTTGAGAGAGGAAATCATGTGATCGGCGGAGCCGATCCGGGTGGTGGCATGAGAGATAGCTGAATGTCTCAGCCCAATCACCCAGCTGTGCGCGGACGATGTCATCGATCCGGGCGCTGTGTTGTGTGTTGAACCCATCGGGGTTGGCCGTGTTCAGGCCGGATCCCGCACTTGACCTCTTTCCCCTGAACACCCATGTGGTGGGCGGCGCTTTGTGCTGCCCGTGCTGTGGGAGGAGATCGGCGAAGCCGATCCGGGACTGGGAATGACGAAGTGTTCGATCAGCGCGGCTGGTTCGGATGAGGCGTTGAGAGAGGAAATCATGTGATCGGCGGAGCCGATCCGGGTGGTGGCATGAGAGATAGCTGAATGTCTCAGCCCAATCACCCAGCTGTGCGCGGACGATGTCATCGATCCGGGCGCTGTGTTGTGTGTTGAACCCATCGGGGTTGGCCGTGTTCAGGCCGGATCCCGCACTTGACCCCTTTTCCCTGAACACCCATGTGGTGGGCAGCGCTTTGTGCTGCCCGCACTGTAGGAGGAGAAACCTGATGAATCACGAATCCACGAAGTTGTCGGTCGCTTTCAATGGGGCCGATAACACGGGTAAGACCACGCAGATCGACCTGCTGGCCCGCCGGATCGGTCCGGCTGCGGCGCCCGCCGGCGCCCTGCACGACCACGACTCTTCTGCGAAGGACGCCACTACCGGCTTCCCGCCGGCCAAGCAGGTGGCCGTGATACTTCCCCGACCGGCGAGGACGGCGGGACCGTGGTCCGACAACGACCGTCTCGCCTCGGTCCTGACCGAACTTGTTGGCACCCGTGTCAGGGTCGTCGAACTCCAGGACACGGACACCGATCTCCGGTCGCTGCCGGACCGTACCGCCTTCGCCTCCGTGCTGTGGTGCCAGCTGAGGGCGCTGCCCACCGCCGAGTGCAGCCGTGCCCTCCTTGACGACCAGGGAATCAGGGTGTGGACGGGCGAGGAGGCCGACGAGGGAGCCGCCTACAGCTTCGGACATCTTGCTCTGCGCGCCCACGCCGCCTGCATCGTCAACTGCCCGCCGCGCGCCCAGGCAACCATGATCGAGACTGTCCGACACCTCATCGAGGAGCATCACGTTCCGTTCCACGGACGTGAGCACGGACTGGTGCCCCTGACCGACGGCGACCAGCGGGCACGGCTCCTGCTCGGAGGGAAGGACGTGTCGCTGCGCAGGCTTGCTCCCGTCTTGCCGGAAGTGCATGTCGACCGTGGCCACACGCTCACCTGGACGGCGTGGCAAGACAACCGGGCAGCCGCACTCCGCGATATCCGCCGCGTCTACGGCACCTCGCCCGTGATCGTCCGGAGCTGCGCCGTTGCCGAAGACTCCTGGGAGCGCTCGGCCGCCGGCGAATACGACAGTGTGCCTGTGACCGGTGGCGGTGACACGCTTCTGGCCCAGGCGATCACCAAGGTGTTCGCCTCCTACCCGGCCCCCGACGCCGCCAACAAGGTGCTCGTCCAGCGCTTTCTGCAGCCGGTGCTCGCCGCCGCAGTGGTGACCACCCGCACACTGTCCGGAGCGTCCTACTACGTGGCGGCGCTCGACAGCACCTCAGGGCGCACTGACATGGTCACCAGCGGCACCGGAGACCACGTCGACACCTGGTACGTCCACCGGGACAGCCTGGAGCGTGTTCTGGAGAACCCGTCCGCTCACGGCCTGCCGGACTTCGCCGCCCGCGTTTTGGGGGCAGCGGCCCAGACGGAGGACGCGGCAGGGACGAACCGCCTCGACACCGAACTGGCGATCACCGAAGACGGCGTGCACCTGCTGCAGGTCAGGCCGCTTGCCGCGGGGCGGGGCCGGACGACTGACGACGCCCAGATTACCGCCATCCTGTCGGCAGCCCGGCGGACAGTCGAGGACATGAGCATCTCGGACAACCGTCTGCTCGGAGACCGGCCCGCCCTGTCCTGTATGGCGGACTGGAACCCTGCCGAGATGCTGGGCCGGCGACCTCGCCCGCTCTCCATCTCGCTCTACCGCCACTTCATCACTGATTTGTCATGGGCACGTCAGCGAAAGGAGTACGGGTACCGCGATCTGCGTGGTGTCCCGCTCATGCACACCCTGGCCGGACACCCCTACATCGACGTGCGCGCGTCGTTGGCCTCCTTCCTGCCGGCCGACCTCGGCGAGAAGCAGGCGCGCGAGGTGCTCCAGGCACAGATCGCGCGACTGAGCCAGGACCCGGACTCGCACGACAAGATCGAATTCGAGATCGCGGCCACCTGCTGGACTCCCGACCTGAGCCAGCGCACCTCCTACCTCACACAGTCGGGAGTCGGCCAGACGACCCTCGACAACCTGCACGACCATCTCCTGCGCATCACGCGGACCGGCATCGTCCGGCTGACGGGCGACATGAACGATCTCGCCCAGCTGGGCCTGCCGACGGAGAAGGACACCCACCCCAGTCGCCTCGAGGCCACCCTCGAACGGACGCGCCGCGCGGGCCAGGTCTTCGCTCATCTCGCCCGCGCCGGCTTCGTAGCCGTCGACCTGCTGCGCTCGCTGCGCGAGGCGGGGCAGGCCGACCGCTACGACGACTGGATGCGTGGTCTCGGGACCGTCACCACGCGCATGCAGCGCGACGCCACCGAGGTTGCCGCAGGTCGCCTGAGCTGGGAGACGTTCGTCGACCGGAACCGATGGATCCGGCCCGGCACCTACGACCTCACGGTCCCCAGTTATGGGCAGGACCCGGAAGGCTACCTCCGCCCCCTGCTGGACCAGCCCTACCACGTCGAACCTCTTTGCGGCGCTCCGTGGTCCCCAGAGCTCAGCCACCAGGTCGCCGGCGTACTGGAGCCCCTGGGGATCGATGCGGACGGTGCGGAGGACTTCTTCCGCAAAGCCATAACCGCCCGCGAACACGGCAAGGCCGTCTACGCGGCATGGGTCAGCGCCTCACTGGAAACCATCGCGACGCTGGGTGGAACCGCTGGCCTGAGCCGCGACGACATCACCCACCTCACCATCGC
Coding sequences within:
- a CDS encoding transposase, with protein sequence MYRPLPTRPRHDVPQLGIHLVCFGACLQRVLKGDHVGMVRRHELTDVEWEALAGLLPRPSSGRPRLDDRRVLNGIVWKPRTGAAWRDVPAR
- a CDS encoding transposase, which codes for MGAGRDVHANAGRGRPLGFVLTGGNAADCTRFEEVMDTIKVRRAEPGRPRTRPDHVLGDKGYSSRKIRA
- a CDS encoding PEP-utilizing enzyme → MNHESTKLSVAFNGADNTGKTTQIDLLARRIGPAAAPAGALHDHDSSAKDATTGFPPAKQVAVILPRPARTAGPWSDNDRLASVLTELVGTRVRVVELQDTDTDLRSLPDRTAFASVLWCQLRALPTAECSRALLDDQGIRVWTGEEADEGAAYSFGHLALRAHAACIVNCPPRAQATMIETVRHLIEEHHVPFHGREHGLVPLTDGDQRARLLLGGKDVSLRRLAPVLPEVHVDRGHTLTWTAWQDNRAAALRDIRRVYGTSPVIVRSCAVAEDSWERSAAGEYDSVPVTGGGDTLLAQAITKVFASYPAPDAANKVLVQRFLQPVLAAAVVTTRTLSGASYYVAALDSTSGRTDMVTSGTGDHVDTWYVHRDSLERVLENPSAHGLPDFAARVLGAAAQTEDAAGTNRLDTELAITEDGVHLLQVRPLAAGRGRTTDDAQITAILSAARRTVEDMSISDNRLLGDRPALSCMADWNPAEMLGRRPRPLSISLYRHFITDLSWARQRKEYGYRDLRGVPLMHTLAGHPYIDVRASLASFLPADLGEKQAREVLQAQIARLSQDPDSHDKIEFEIAATCWTPDLSQRTSYLTQSGVGQTTLDNLHDHLLRITRTGIVRLTGDMNDLAQLGLPTEKDTHPSRLEATLERTRRAGQVFAHLARAGFVAVDLLRSLREAGQADRYDDWMRGLGTVTTRMQRDATEVAAGRLSWETFVDRNRWIRPGTYDLTVPSYGQDPEGYLRPLLDQPYHVEPLCGAPWSPELSHQVAGVLEPLGIDADGAEDFFRKAITAREHGKAVYAAWVSASLETIATLGGTAGLSRDDITHLTIADLLTTPSDTWPATVLRRRAIGAAEAQVELPEVITDTGDLHCFRRGSGRTNFIGTGRVDGRVHAAPAPASPPESGSIIVIESADPGYDWIFAHRPGALVTAYGGANSHMAIRCAELGIPAAIGAGPQSHAACAVADRLVVDCDARRLEVIR